The genomic segment CCGGGCATCCTCAGCTGGACCAACGCCCGGGACGACGCGCGCAAGCTCGTCGTGTCCCGCAAGATCATGGACGGCTACGGCCGCGCGCACGGCGCGATCTACCTGCTGCTCGATTATAACGACGTGTTCGCGGAGCCGCTCGATCACCCCTTTAACGGGGCTGGCGACCTGTATATCGTCGACCAGGACGCGCGGATCATCGCCTCCTCCGAGACCGCCGCGATCGGCGCGGATCTCTCCGCCTCCTCGCTGGACCGCTACTGGCGTCACGCGAACCAGGTGAACGACGCCATCGCCGGCAAGGTGCTGATCGTGCAGCGGATCGCCGGCGGCTGGTCGGTCGCCGCGCTCGTGCATATCGAACAGTTGGAAAAGCAGTCCAAGCGAATCTACTACGCGGTCGGCGTCGGCATCGCCTTCTTCCTGCTGCTGTCCGTCTTCCTGATCACGGCCGTCGTCAAGAACGTCGTCTGGCGCATCCGCAAGCTCGGCAGCCGCATGACGGACATCTCGCAGGGCGTGTTCGAGGTGACCGTCCGGAACAGGGACCGCGACGAGCTCGGCGAGCTTGAGGTGCTGTTCAACTCGATGTCGGGCCGGCTCGGCCGGCTGGTCGAGGAAAACACGCAGGCGAACCTCAAGGAGCGGGAGCAGTCGTTCAAGGCGCTGCAGGCGCAGATCAACCCCCACTTTATCTACAATTCGCTCAGCCTGATCCGCTGGCGCGCGATGGACCTGCAGGACGAGATGCAGCTGCGGACGATCGACGCGCTGACGACCTTTTACCGGCTGGCGCTTAACAACCGCGTGAACGTGACGCGCATCCGCGACGAAGTCGATCATCTCAAGGCGTACCTGGAGATCCAGCAGCTGCGCTACCCGGACCGCGTCCAGGTGGCCTGGGAGATCGACGAGGACGCGCTCGAGCTGTATACGATCAAGCTGCTGCTGCAGCCGATCGTCGAGAATTGCTACCTGCAC from the Cohnella hashimotonis genome contains:
- a CDS encoding cache domain-containing sensor histidine kinase, which codes for MKFGQSLERSIIRATRSMNMRGKIVLLYGLIVFIPTVLLAVGAGYLTFHNVRSNYLLTIKEAVRQTAQSVDFRKQTYDLLATRTATDGELISRLSRNYADMAEQLETVKYVDRSFLFTTKYLPGIEDFRIYHTNDTLVQDGGLLWKPEDRTIAGMPERDWYERTIGDPGILSWTNARDDARKLVVSRKIMDGYGRAHGAIYLLLDYNDVFAEPLDHPFNGAGDLYIVDQDARIIASSETAAIGADLSASSLDRYWRHANQVNDAIAGKVLIVQRIAGGWSVAALVHIEQLEKQSKRIYYAVGVGIAFFLLLSVFLITAVVKNVVWRIRKLGSRMTDISQGVFEVTVRNRDRDELGELEVLFNSMSGRLGRLVEENTQANLKEREQSFKALQAQINPHFIYNSLSLIRWRAMDLQDEMQLRTIDALTTFYRLALNNRVNVTRIRDEVDHLKAYLEIQQLRYPDRVQVAWEIDEDALELYTIKLLLQPIVENCYLHGDITKRPGALIRIAVRREERSVRFLVQDNGKGMPADVLERVRAGDYEGTNNGFGMNNIRERLRLYFGDEGRLDIDSAPNAGTSVTILIPVCEERPELKRGEG